A window of Pseudomonadales bacterium genomic DNA:
AGTTAAACAAAACCAGCGCCACTTAAATGGCAGCAAAACAAATAGCGGAATAAGGAAAATTCCGCCAGACAGGATGCTTGGAATACTGATGATATAAAACAGCAAGGAGCGCAAGAAGCTAACGAATGTAGCTTCAGGCAAATGAGCATTTTTATTCTTCTTAGCCATAGCAAATGGAATTCACAAATTCACGATATTATCAGATATTTACCGTGATCGCTTTGTGAATTGCTATGAAAAAATAGAATTACGCTGCAAGAAACTCTGCGCGCGTGCTCGACTCTTTAAAAACACCACCGAGCGCTGTCGTTGTGGTGCTAGAGCTAGCATCCATGATGCCTCGCGCTTTGACGCAGTAATGTAAGGCATCGATTTTAATCGCAACGTCGTCAGTTTCCAGCAAGGTTTGTAAGGCAACCAACACTTGCTGAGTAAGTCGCTCTTGCACTTGAGGTCTACGCGCAAAAAATTGCACAATCCGATTCAGCTTAGATAAGCCCATCACTTTTTCATTCGGAATATATGCAACGCTTGCGAAACCATCAATTGTAATAAAATGGTGCTCACAGGTGCTTAACACCGTAATGTCTTTTACTTTGACCATTTCGTCAACACGCATTTTATTGTCGATCTGCGTAATTTTTGGAAAATGACTGTAATCAAGTCCGGAGAACACTTCATCAACATACATTTTAGCTATGCGATGCGGAGTTTCCGTCAAGCTATCATCATTTAAATCGAGACCGAGCGTTTCAAGCACGCTGGTCATGGCAGTTTTTATGCGGTCATATTTTTGATCACGGTCGAGACCCGTCTCGACCAAGGGAGTTTCTAATCCTTTTGCAATCAGGGCATCTTGAACACGCTTTGCTTCGTCTGAGATCACTAAATTCACCAAGGTTTGATATTGGAATTGGGCTTTTGATACGCCGGCAGGTGTTGAGCAGATCAATTATACCTGATTCAAGAAAAAAATGTGTAACTGGCGAGATCACGCTAATCAAGGCCCCTAGGGCTGATTAACGGCGCCAGAAAGCGGGTGTAAACAACACCAATAAGGTAAAAATCTCCAGTCGGCCCAACAGCATTGCCAAGCACATAACCCACTTTGCTGCCGTACTAACATCTCCATAATGGCTGGCCACTGCGCCAAGGCCAGGCCCTAGATTATTCAGCATGGCTAATGATGCTGAATACGCGGTAAGAAAGTCTAAACCGGTCATCATCAGCAGCATAAACAGGGCAAAAAACACCACGATATAAATAGCAAAGAAACTCCACACTGCTGATAACACAGGCGCAGGCACTTTACGTTTGCTAAGCTTCAAGGGAATAACTGCATTGGGATGAATCAAATGACGTAATTCTCGCAGCCACTGTTTGACAATCAGTAGCACGCGAATCACTTTAATACCGCCACCGGTAGAACCTGCACAGCCCCCAACCAAACTGAGCAACACAAGCAATATCGGCATAAAAGACGGCCAGCTGGCAAAATCGGTAGTGGTAAAGCCCGTCGTTGTAGCCATCGACACCACTTGAAACACGCCTTCAGCCCAAAAATAGTTCAGCTGTTGATCTAGTCCATAAAACCAGCCAGCAATCAGCACTATAATAATCATTGTGAGGATAAAGGCGGCATAAAACTTTGCCTCTGAGTCGCGTAAGTACTGCCACATAATGCCTTTTTGCCAGGTCATGAAATGCAGCGCAAAATTAATCCCCGCGACAAACATAAAAAAACTGGCAACGGCATAAATAAGTGGACTATCAAAATAGCCCATCGACGCGTCATGTGTTGAAAAGCCCCCTATCGCCAAGGTAGAAAAGCTGTGACAAATAGCATCAAATACAGACATCCCGGCAAGCCAGTAGCTGAATGCACAAATCATGGTCAGCGCCGAATAAATAATAAATAACCACTTAGCCGTTTCAGTAATGCGCGGCGTCATTTTAGAATCTTTCACCGGCCCAGGCGTTTCGGCACGATAAAGCTGCATACCGCCAATACCTAGCATCGGCAAGATCGCAACCGCAATAACGATAATACCAATACCGCCTAACCACTGAAGCTGCTGACGATAGAACAGAATCGACTGCGGCAATTGATCAAGCCCGGTTAATACCGTGGCACCGGTAGTCGTTAGACCCGACAGTGACTCAAATACGGCATCAACCGCGGTTAAATCTAAGCTAGCATCAAATAAAAATGGCACTGCACCAAACACTCCTAGCACCAGCCAGAATAATGCGGTAATTAAGAAACCATCGCGCGTTCGCAACTCTGCCTGCGCTTTGTATACAGGCACCCAAATCGTTAAGCCTGCGGCAAAGGTAAATAGAAATGCATAAATAAAGCTGCTATGCGCGCCGTCTTGATAAAGCATCGACACCGCCAGCGGGATAAGGTGAGTCAGACTGAACAACATCAGCAGCACACCTAGAATTCTAAAAATAATGGCTACATGCATGAATTATTTCGCTGCTAACGGCCTGTTACTTTGTTTGAAAGTCATTCATTAAATAAAGGTGAAGCCAACCGAGAATAATTTTTCGACTTCTCGTATTGAGTGCTTATCAACCAGAAATAGGATTACGTGGTCATCACTTTCAACCACTACGTGACTATGCGCAATAATCACGTCTTCGCCACGCACAATACAGCCAATAGTCACGCCATCTGGCAAGGCGATTTCTGCCAAACTGCGACCCACAACTTTAGAACTTTTTTCATCGCCATGCGCGATGATTTCAACGGCCTCGGCCGCGCCCCGTCGTAGCGAATAAACGTTCGAAAACTCGCCGCGACGAACATGTTTTAATAAACTGCCAACCGAGACCTGCTGCGGCGATAAGGCGATATCGATTTCGCCGCCCTGCACCAAATCTACATAGGCCATATTGGCGATTAGGGTAATAACTTTGGCCGCGCCCAAGCGTTTAGCCAACAAGGACGACATAATATTTGCCTCATCATCATTGGTTAAGGCGCAAAAAACATCACAGCTATCAATATTTTCTGATACTAACAAATCTTTATCCGAGGCATTACCATGCAATACGATTGAGCGATTAAGATTATCTGATAGCTTTTCACAGCGGTCGCGGTTTCGATCGATAATTTTCACTTGATGACGATGCTCAATAGCCTTCGCTAAATTCGAGCCAATATTTCCGCCGCCAGCAATCATCACGCGCTTATAAGGTTTATCATGGCCGCGCAACTCGCTCATCATCATCGATATATGCTCTCTCGCGGCAATAAAGAACACCTCGTCATCGACCTCAATAACCGTATCGCCCTCTGGAATAATCGAGCGATCACGACGAAAAATGGCGGCAACCCGGGTGTCAATGTTTGGCATATGGCGTGGTATCTGATTCAGCGCCTGACCAACAATAGGCGCACCGTAAAACGCCTTAACCCCCACCAATCTGACTCTATCATCGGCAAAGTCAACCACTTGCAGCGCCCCCGGATGTTCCAGCAAGCGCTCTATATATTTGGTCACCAGCTGCTCAGGGCTCATTAAGAAATCAACCGGTATCGCCTCCTTACAAAATAAGTCTTGCTCGCGGGTATAGCTATTGTGGCGTACACGACAAATCTTGGTGGGCGTCTTGAACAAGGAGTAGGCAATCTGACAGGCCATCATATTGATTTCATCGCTGTCGGTCACTGCGATGATAATGTCCGCATCCTCGGCGCCAGCTTTTTTTAGGGTCGACGGGTGAGAGGCATAGCCCGTGACGGTGGCAATATCCAGCCGATCTTGCAACTCACGCAGCTTCTTACGATTACTGTCAACAATGACAATATCGTTTTTTTCACTCGATAAGCTTTCCGCTATCGAGGAACCAACCGAACCTGCGCCTAGTAATAATATTTTCATCGGATCATCAAGTGTTTAGCACGGCTTTTGCAATCTTGCATAGTAAAATCCATCTTGCGCCCTGTGGTCTGGCAATAGTTGCCAACCATAGTCGGTTTGCAACCCGTTTGGCAATGTTATTGGTAAAACTTTCACCGCGGGCTGCTGCGCGATAAAGCCTGCAATCACCGCATCGTTCTCTTGCGGCAAAATTGAGCAGGTTGCATATAGCAGGATGCCACCAGGCGCTAAGCACTGCCACAGTGTCAGTAAAATCTGTAACTGCTGCTGCGCCAGCATATCGATGTCTTCGGCTTGGCGCAGTAATTTAATATCGGGGTGACGCCGAATCACCCCGGTTGCACTGCAGGGCGCATCACAGAGAATACGGTCAAATGGCTGGCCATCATACCAGGCGCTTAAATCTGCAATATCAGCAGCCACCAAGCGCGCTGACAACTGCAGCCTGGCTAAATTTTCCGCAACCCGCTGTAACCGATCAGCCTCGAGATCGACCGCTAACAATGATGCAAGGTCCTGCTGTGCCTCTAAAATATGCCCGGTTTTACCACCCGGCGCAGCGCAGGCGTCAAGCACGCGTTGCCCAGGCTGCAAATCTAATAATGGGGCACATAGCTGCGGCGCCTCGTCCTGCACACTGAACAACCCCTCAGCAAAACTTTCAAGCTTAGTTAGCTGCTTAGGCTTGTCCTCTAAGTATAAGGCTGCCTGCGATAGCACCCCGAGTCGACTGTTTATGCCTTCGCTTTTCAGCTGCTGCTGCAG
This region includes:
- a CDS encoding potassium transporter gives rise to the protein MHVAIIFRILGVLLMLFSLTHLIPLAVSMLYQDGAHSSFIYAFLFTFAAGLTIWVPVYKAQAELRTRDGFLITALFWLVLGVFGAVPFLFDASLDLTAVDAVFESLSGLTTTGATVLTGLDQLPQSILFYRQQLQWLGGIGIIVIAVAILPMLGIGGMQLYRAETPGPVKDSKMTPRITETAKWLFIIYSALTMICAFSYWLAGMSVFDAICHSFSTLAIGGFSTHDASMGYFDSPLIYAVASFFMFVAGINFALHFMTWQKGIMWQYLRDSEAKFYAAFILTMIIIVLIAGWFYGLDQQLNYFWAEGVFQVVSMATTTGFTTTDFASWPSFMPILLVLLSLVGGCAGSTGGGIKVIRVLLIVKQWLRELRHLIHPNAVIPLKLSKRKVPAPVLSAVWSFFAIYIVVFFALFMLLMMTGLDFLTAYSASLAMLNNLGPGLGAVASHYGDVSTAAKWVMCLAMLLGRLEIFTLLVLFTPAFWRR
- the folE gene encoding GTP cyclohydrolase I FolE, which gives rise to MISDEAKRVQDALIAKGLETPLVETGLDRDQKYDRIKTAMTSVLETLGLDLNDDSLTETPHRIAKMYVDEVFSGLDYSHFPKITQIDNKMRVDEMVKVKDITVLSTCEHHFITIDGFASVAYIPNEKVMGLSKLNRIVQFFARRPQVQERLTQQVLVALQTLLETDDVAIKIDALHYCVKARGIMDASSSTTTTALGGVFKESSTRAEFLAA
- the trkA gene encoding Trk system potassium transporter TrkA, with the protein product MKILLLGAGSVGSSIAESLSSEKNDIVIVDSNRKKLRELQDRLDIATVTGYASHPSTLKKAGAEDADIIIAVTDSDEINMMACQIAYSLFKTPTKICRVRHNSYTREQDLFCKEAIPVDFLMSPEQLVTKYIERLLEHPGALQVVDFADDRVRLVGVKAFYGAPIVGQALNQIPRHMPNIDTRVAAIFRRDRSIIPEGDTVIEVDDEVFFIAAREHISMMMSELRGHDKPYKRVMIAGGGNIGSNLAKAIEHRHQVKIIDRNRDRCEKLSDNLNRSIVLHGNASDKDLLVSENIDSCDVFCALTNDDEANIMSSLLAKRLGAAKVITLIANMAYVDLVQGGEIDIALSPQQVSVGSLLKHVRRGEFSNVYSLRRGAAEAVEIIAHGDEKSSKVVGRSLAEIALPDGVTIGCIVRGEDVIIAHSHVVVESDDHVILFLVDKHSIREVEKLFSVGFTFI
- a CDS encoding methyltransferase domain-containing protein; translation: LQQQLKSEGINSRLGVLSQAALYLEDKPKQLTKLESFAEGLFSVQDEAPQLCAPLLDLQPGQRVLDACAAPGGKTGHILEAQQDLASLLAVDLEADRLQRVAENLARLQLSARLVAADIADLSAWYDGQPFDRILCDAPCSATGVIRRHPDIKLLRQAEDIDMLAQQQLQILLTLWQCLAPGGILLYATCSILPQENDAVIAGFIAQQPAVKVLPITLPNGLQTDYGWQLLPDHRAQDGFYYARLQKPC